Proteins encoded in a region of the Agromyces protaetiae genome:
- a CDS encoding YihY/virulence factor BrkB family protein, giving the protein MGDPAPGSDRRDGTDDVGDREHATPTGRVRDQLNDAGRDAKDRIDDLRERFDPQIQRVASLTERTLAFFPVRVWRRFLAQNGFILSAGMSYQALFAVFAAVYVIFAVAGIWLTGNADAMQAFIALVNTYAPGLIGEDGVITDQDLQEVATASTSLFGLTGAVALGGLIWTAISWITYARMAVRSMFGLPKDMRNYVLLKTRDFLAGFAFGLVLLLAAVLSIATTSFLDWLVGLLGWDLSSSWSNALVQFGALLVVFIIDTLALAVMFRFLSNAAMAWRRMWVGSLLGSAGLSVLQIFGGLLLTGAGKNPLLATFAVFIGLLLWFRLTSIVILVAAAWIAVEAADANESLRRLTPEQREAERRRREQEALLVAAKVRVRMSREELDSANWFERPLAKRRLAKAESELAKIEAAQAAQVERTGASGAARNGRKPAPDRQEHVGGLP; this is encoded by the coding sequence GTGGGCGATCCGGCACCTGGCTCCGACCGACGCGACGGCACCGACGACGTCGGCGATCGCGAGCACGCCACACCGACCGGCCGGGTGCGCGACCAGCTCAACGACGCAGGCCGCGACGCGAAGGACCGCATCGACGACCTCCGTGAACGGTTCGACCCGCAGATCCAGCGGGTGGCCTCGCTCACGGAGCGCACGCTCGCGTTCTTCCCGGTGCGGGTGTGGCGGCGGTTCCTCGCCCAGAACGGGTTCATCCTCTCCGCCGGGATGAGCTATCAGGCGCTGTTCGCGGTGTTCGCCGCGGTCTACGTCATCTTCGCCGTCGCCGGCATCTGGCTGACCGGCAACGCCGATGCGATGCAGGCGTTCATCGCCCTCGTGAACACCTACGCGCCCGGGCTGATCGGTGAGGACGGCGTCATCACCGACCAGGACCTGCAAGAGGTCGCGACGGCGTCGACGAGCCTGTTCGGGCTCACCGGCGCCGTCGCGCTCGGCGGCCTGATCTGGACCGCGATCAGCTGGATCACCTATGCGCGCATGGCGGTGCGGTCGATGTTCGGCCTCCCCAAAGACATGCGCAACTACGTGCTGCTGAAGACGCGCGACTTCCTCGCGGGGTTCGCCTTCGGTCTGGTACTCCTGCTCGCCGCCGTGCTCTCGATCGCGACGACGTCGTTCCTCGACTGGCTCGTGGGATTGCTCGGCTGGGACCTCAGCTCGAGCTGGTCGAACGCCCTGGTGCAGTTCGGCGCGCTCCTCGTCGTGTTCATCATCGACACACTCGCGCTCGCGGTGATGTTCCGGTTCCTCTCGAACGCGGCCATGGCCTGGCGACGCATGTGGGTGGGCTCCCTGCTCGGCTCGGCAGGTCTCTCGGTGCTGCAGATCTTCGGCGGGCTCCTGCTCACCGGCGCCGGCAAGAACCCGTTGCTCGCGACGTTCGCGGTCTTCATCGGTCTGCTGCTCTGGTTCCGCCTGACCAGCATCGTGATCCTCGTCGCCGCCGCCTGGATCGCGGTCGAGGCCGCCGACGCGAACGAGTCGCTCCGGCGCCTCACACCGGAGCAGCGCGAGGCCGAGCGTCGCCGGCGCGAGCAGGAGGCGCTGCTGGTCGCCGCGAAGGTCAGGGTGCGGATGTCTCGCGAGGAGCTGGACAGCGCGAACTGGTTCGAACGCCCGCTCGCCAAACGCCGTCTCGCCAAGGCGGAGAGCGAACTCGCGAAGATCGAGGCGGCCCAAGCCGCGCAGGTCGAGCGGACGGGCGCGTCGGGCGCCGCACGGAACGGACGCAAGCCTGCGCCCGACCGGCAGGAGCATGTCGGCGGGCTCCCCTAG
- a CDS encoding exodeoxyribonuclease III yields the protein MPTKPLRIATANVNGVRAAFRRGMGEWLATRDIDILALQEVRASTDDLTALLGDEWDVLHDPATAKGRAGVAIASRNAAHIHRVELGATDFDTAGRWLEADYEVGDRIVTVVSAYVHSGEADTPKQVDKYRFLDAFEARLPQLAEHSELAVVMGDLNVGHRTLDIKNWKGNVKRAGFLPEERAYFDRFVGAEGDERANAGAGLGWVDVGRRAAGDVPGPYTWWSWRGKAFDNDAGWRIDYQLATPALADTVVSYQVDRAAAYDERWSDHAPVVVDYAI from the coding sequence ATGCCGACCAAGCCCCTCCGCATCGCCACCGCCAATGTGAACGGGGTCCGCGCGGCGTTCCGGCGGGGCATGGGCGAGTGGCTCGCGACCCGCGACATCGACATCCTTGCGCTGCAAGAGGTCCGCGCCTCGACCGACGACCTCACCGCCCTGCTCGGTGACGAGTGGGATGTGCTGCACGACCCCGCCACCGCGAAGGGGCGGGCGGGCGTCGCGATCGCGAGCCGCAACGCGGCGCACATCCACCGGGTCGAGCTCGGTGCCACCGACTTCGACACGGCGGGCCGCTGGCTCGAGGCCGATTACGAGGTCGGCGACCGCATCGTCACGGTGGTGAGCGCCTACGTGCACTCCGGCGAGGCCGACACTCCGAAGCAGGTCGACAAGTACCGTTTCCTGGACGCCTTCGAGGCTCGTCTGCCGCAGCTGGCCGAGCACAGCGAGCTCGCGGTCGTCATGGGCGACCTGAACGTCGGGCACCGCACGCTCGACATCAAGAACTGGAAGGGCAACGTCAAGCGCGCCGGCTTCCTCCCGGAAGAGCGCGCGTACTTCGATCGCTTCGTGGGCGCAGAGGGCGACGAGCGGGCGAACGCCGGTGCGGGGCTCGGCTGGGTCGACGTGGGTCGCCGGGCCGCGGGCGACGTGCCCGGTCCGTACACGTGGTGGTCGTGGCGAGGCAAGGCCTTCGACAACGACGCGGGGTGGCGCATCGATTACCAGCTCGCGACGCCGGCGCTCGCCGACACGGTGGTGTCCTATCAGGTCGACCGCGCCGCGGCGTACGACGAGCGATGGTCCGACCATGCTCCCGTCGTCGTCGACTACGCCATCTGA
- the trpS gene encoding tryptophan--tRNA ligase, which produces MNAHRPVVFSGMQPSSDSLHLGNYLGALVNWVALQDEVDPVYCVVDLHAITVAQDPAALRESTRRTAAQYLAAGIDPEKSTLFVQSHVPAHAELAWVLGTMTGFGEASRMTQFKDKSQRFGAEATTVGLFTYPVLMAADILLYDTNLVPVGDDQRQHLELTRDLAGRFNSRFGDTFRIPEAFIPNEAARIYDLQDPTAKMSKSAASDAGLVRVLDDPKVTAKKFRSAVTDAEREIRYDLQAKPGISNLLDIYATVSGKSIAELEAEYVGRGYGDLKKDLAEAVVDRLAPIRERTLELMQDPAELDRILAFGAEKASERAERKLAEVYERVGFVRRGR; this is translated from the coding sequence ATGAATGCTCACCGTCCCGTCGTCTTCTCGGGCATGCAGCCCTCGAGCGACTCGCTCCATCTCGGCAACTACCTCGGCGCGCTCGTGAACTGGGTCGCACTGCAAGACGAGGTCGACCCCGTCTACTGCGTCGTCGACCTGCATGCGATCACCGTCGCGCAAGACCCGGCGGCCCTGCGTGAGAGCACCCGCCGCACGGCCGCACAGTACCTCGCGGCAGGCATCGACCCCGAGAAGTCGACGCTGTTCGTGCAGTCCCACGTGCCCGCACACGCCGAGCTGGCCTGGGTACTCGGCACCATGACGGGGTTCGGCGAGGCGAGCCGCATGACGCAGTTCAAGGACAAGTCGCAGCGGTTCGGTGCCGAGGCGACCACGGTCGGCCTGTTCACCTACCCGGTGCTCATGGCCGCCGACATCCTGCTCTACGACACGAACCTCGTGCCCGTCGGCGACGACCAGCGACAGCACCTCGAGCTGACCCGCGACCTCGCCGGCCGGTTCAACTCACGGTTCGGCGACACCTTCCGCATCCCCGAGGCCTTCATCCCGAACGAGGCCGCGCGCATCTACGACCTGCAGGACCCGACCGCGAAGATGTCGAAGTCGGCCGCCTCCGACGCGGGGCTCGTCCGCGTGCTCGACGACCCGAAGGTGACCGCGAAGAAGTTCCGCAGCGCCGTGACCGACGCCGAGCGCGAGATCCGATACGACCTGCAGGCCAAGCCCGGCATCTCGAACCTCCTCGACATCTACGCGACCGTGTCGGGCAAGAGCATCGCCGAGCTCGAGGCCGAGTACGTCGGCCGCGGCTACGGCGATCTCAAGAAGGACCTGGCCGAGGCCGTCGTCGACCGGCTCGCACCGATCCGCGAGCGCACGCTCGAGCTCATGCAAGACCCGGCTGAGCTCGATCGGATCCTCGCATTCGGGGCCGAGAAGGCGTCCGAGCGGGCGGAGCGCAAGCTCGCCGAGGTGTACGAGCGCGTCGGCTTCGTCCGCCGCGGCCGCTGA
- a CDS encoding HAD family hydrolase, with protein sequence MPSPVVLFDLDDTLMAHREAVEAGIVQHMRALAYEGDEAEARRLWHALEEEHYHAYLAGELTFEGQRRARAAAFAAAHGHELADDASGDWFARYLEHYRASWALHADTLPALDELARVVPGVRFGIITNGELDFQTAKLVQLELPGRFAHVIASGAVGSTKPDAAIFRHALDVFEADAPVRASVYIGDRLRTDAIGAARAGLIGVWLNRRGDTPTPDDDADAEAAGVIEITSLAQLPALLAPRL encoded by the coding sequence GTGCCTTCCCCGGTCGTGCTGTTCGACCTCGACGACACGCTCATGGCGCACCGCGAGGCGGTCGAGGCGGGCATCGTCCAGCACATGCGCGCGCTCGCGTACGAGGGCGATGAGGCCGAGGCCCGGCGGTTGTGGCACGCCCTCGAGGAGGAGCACTATCACGCATACCTCGCGGGTGAGCTGACCTTCGAGGGTCAGCGCCGGGCTCGGGCCGCCGCCTTCGCCGCGGCGCACGGTCACGAGCTCGCCGACGATGCGTCCGGCGACTGGTTCGCCCGCTACTTGGAGCACTACCGGGCGTCGTGGGCGCTGCACGCCGACACGCTGCCCGCGCTCGACGAGCTCGCGCGCGTCGTGCCGGGCGTACGGTTCGGCATCATCACGAACGGCGAGCTCGACTTCCAGACCGCGAAGCTCGTCCAACTCGAGCTCCCCGGCCGGTTCGCTCACGTGATCGCCTCGGGCGCCGTCGGCTCGACGAAACCCGACGCGGCCATCTTCCGGCACGCGCTCGACGTGTTCGAGGCCGACGCCCCGGTCCGCGCCTCCGTGTACATTGGCGACCGCCTACGCACCGACGCGATCGGCGCCGCCCGGGCCGGGCTCATCGGCGTATGGCTGAACCGCCGCGGCGACACCCCAACGCCCGACGACGACGCTGACGCCGAGGCGGCCGGCGTCATCGAGATCACCAGCCTCGCTCAGCTCCCCGCGCTCCTCGCGCCTCGCCTCTGA